A genomic window from Streptomyces sp. NBC_00234 includes:
- a CDS encoding ABC transporter ATP-binding protein, whose protein sequence is MVHATTVEPVTVIVTESLSKRFPRVTALDRLTLDIGPGVTGLVGSNGAGKSTLIKILLGLSPATEGRAAVLGLDVATSGAAIRERVGYMPEHDCLPPDVSATEFVVHMARMSGLPPTAARERTADTLRHVGLYEERYRPIGGYSTGMKQRVKLAQALVHDPQLVLLDEPTNGLDPVGRDEMLGLIRRIHTEFGISVLVTSHLLGELERTCDHVVVVDGGTLLRSSSTSDFTQTTTTLAVEVTDSDTHPDGTDALRKVLTGAGVTLVGLDGVDAEGLPGAGHILLVEATGEETYDIVRDSVAGLGLGLVRMEQRRHHIAEVFRTEEAPAADRAAQTASAGAVTQKGSGS, encoded by the coding sequence GTGGTCCACGCCACTACCGTCGAACCCGTGACTGTGATCGTGACCGAAAGCCTGAGCAAGCGGTTCCCCCGGGTGACCGCGCTTGACCGGCTCACCCTGGACATCGGACCCGGTGTAACCGGCCTGGTGGGTTCCAACGGGGCCGGCAAGTCCACCTTGATCAAGATCCTGCTGGGTCTGTCCCCCGCCACCGAAGGCCGGGCCGCGGTTCTCGGGCTGGACGTCGCCACCAGTGGCGCCGCCATCCGGGAGCGCGTCGGGTACATGCCCGAGCACGACTGCCTGCCGCCGGACGTGTCGGCGACGGAGTTCGTCGTGCACATGGCCCGGATGTCCGGCCTGCCTCCCACGGCGGCGCGCGAGCGCACCGCCGACACGCTGCGCCACGTCGGTCTGTACGAGGAGCGCTACCGGCCCATCGGTGGCTACTCGACCGGTATGAAGCAGCGCGTGAAGCTGGCCCAGGCACTCGTCCACGACCCGCAGCTGGTCCTGCTCGACGAGCCGACCAACGGCCTGGACCCCGTCGGCCGGGACGAGATGCTCGGCCTGATCCGCCGCATCCACACCGAGTTCGGCATCTCCGTGCTCGTCACCTCCCACCTCCTGGGCGAACTCGAGCGCACCTGCGACCACGTGGTCGTCGTCGACGGCGGCACCCTGCTGCGGTCGAGCTCCACCAGCGACTTCACGCAGACGACCACGACCCTCGCGGTCGAGGTCACCGACAGCGACACCCACCCCGACGGCACCGACGCGCTGCGCAAGGTCCTCACCGGGGCCGGCGTCACCCTGGTCGGCCTCGACGGCGTCGACGCGGAGGGGCTGCCCGGTGCGGGCCACATCCTCCTGGTCGAGGCGACCGGCGAGGAGACCTACGACATCGTCCGCGACAGCGTCGCCGGGCTCGGACTCGGCCTCGTACGGATGGAACAGCGGCGCCACCACATCGCCGAGGTCTTCCGTACCGAAGAGGCACCGGCGGCGGACCGGGCGGCACAGACCGCGTCCGCCGGCGCCGTGACGCAGAAGGGGAGCGGTTCGTGA
- a CDS encoding HAD family hydrolase encodes MTTFPYKLIATDLDGTLLRDDDTVSERTREALAAATAAGAAHIIVTGRAVPWTRHILDDLGYEGLAVCGQGAQVYHAGEHKLLTSLTLDRQLAGLALSKVEAEVGPLALAASRDGLDGEVLVGPGYRVQEGPLPAVFVDDAAEMWAAPLNKVYIQHPELGDDALAKAAREVVGSLVDVVMAGPGVVEILPLGLSKATGLSLAARRLGVKAADTLAFGDMPNDIPMFGWAQHGVAMANAHDDLKAVAHEITASNQHDGIALVLEELLRTGRS; translated from the coding sequence GTGACGACCTTCCCGTACAAGCTCATCGCGACCGACCTCGACGGCACGCTGCTGCGTGACGACGACACGGTCTCGGAGCGCACGCGCGAGGCGCTGGCCGCAGCCACAGCGGCCGGCGCGGCGCACATCATCGTCACCGGGCGCGCGGTCCCGTGGACCCGGCACATCCTGGACGACCTGGGTTACGAGGGCCTCGCGGTCTGCGGCCAGGGCGCGCAGGTCTACCACGCCGGTGAGCACAAGCTGCTGACCTCGCTCACCCTGGACCGGCAGCTCGCCGGTCTCGCGCTGTCCAAGGTCGAGGCGGAGGTCGGTCCGCTGGCGCTGGCCGCCAGCCGTGACGGACTCGACGGCGAGGTGCTGGTCGGACCCGGTTACCGGGTGCAGGAGGGACCGCTGCCCGCCGTGTTCGTGGACGATGCCGCCGAGATGTGGGCCGCCCCGCTGAACAAGGTCTACATCCAGCATCCGGAGCTCGGCGACGACGCACTGGCGAAGGCCGCCCGCGAGGTGGTCGGCAGTCTGGTGGACGTCGTCATGGCGGGTCCGGGCGTGGTCGAGATCCTGCCTCTGGGGCTGAGCAAGGCGACCGGGCTGTCCCTGGCCGCCCGTCGGCTCGGAGTGAAGGCCGCGGACACGCTCGCTTTCGGCGACATGCCGAACGACATCCCGATGTTCGGCTGGGCCCAGCACGGTGTGGCGATGGCGAACGCGCACGACGACCTCAAGGCCGTCGCCCACGAGATCACCGCGTCGAACCAGCACGACGGCATCGCCCTGGTGCTGGAGGAACTCCTCAGGACCGGCCGGTCCTGA
- a CDS encoding SDR family oxidoreductase yields the protein MKLREARERWVRTGGIELCVAELGDESRPTVVLVHGYPDSKEVWSEVASRLAEEWHVVLYDVRGHGRSTAPSPLRGGFTLEKLTDDFLAVADAVSPDRPVHVVGHDWGSVQAWEFATVKRTEGRIASFTSMSGPSLDHFGHWIKQRMSRPTPRRVGQLMGQGAKSWYVYMLHTPVLPELAWRGPLGKQWPRILQRMEKVPAGDYPTPSLPQDAAHGAWLYRDNVRPRLRRPRADAYAHVPVQLITPTEDFFLSESLYDQLDSWAPDLVRRSLPAKHWVPRTRPDQLSSWIGEFVEANEAARRDGLPVQGAVATGAHADRFGGQLVLVTGAAGGIGRATAFAFAEAGARVVAVDRDGEGAARTAEMARLIGSPAAWGETVDVSDEQAMEKLAEKVAREYGIVDVLVNNAGIGLSGSFLETTSEDWKNVLDVNLWGVIHGCRIFGKQMADRGQGGHIVNTASAAAFQPSRALPAYSTSKAAVLMLSECLRAELAEKSIGVSAICPGIVNTNITATTRFAGADAAEEKRLQKRTSRLYGLRNYPPEKVADAILQAVVRNQAVVPVTPEARGIRLLSRVSPGVLRGIARMKPPL from the coding sequence ATGAAGCTGCGCGAGGCGCGCGAGCGCTGGGTTCGCACAGGCGGAATCGAGCTGTGCGTCGCCGAGTTGGGCGACGAGTCCAGGCCGACGGTCGTGCTGGTGCACGGCTACCCGGACAGCAAGGAGGTCTGGTCGGAGGTGGCCTCGCGGCTGGCCGAGGAGTGGCATGTCGTGCTGTACGACGTGCGCGGCCACGGCAGGTCGACGGCTCCGTCCCCCCTGCGGGGCGGATTCACGCTGGAGAAGCTCACGGACGACTTCCTGGCCGTCGCGGACGCGGTGAGCCCGGACCGGCCCGTGCACGTGGTGGGACACGACTGGGGTTCGGTCCAGGCGTGGGAGTTCGCCACGGTCAAGCGGACCGAGGGCCGGATCGCCTCGTTCACCTCCATGTCCGGGCCGTCCCTCGACCACTTCGGCCACTGGATCAAGCAGCGCATGAGCAGGCCCACCCCGCGCAGGGTCGGCCAGCTCATGGGGCAGGGCGCCAAGTCCTGGTACGTGTACATGCTGCACACCCCGGTCCTGCCGGAGCTCGCCTGGCGCGGACCACTCGGCAAGCAGTGGCCCCGGATACTCCAGCGCATGGAGAAGGTGCCGGCGGGCGACTATCCGACGCCCTCGCTGCCCCAGGACGCCGCGCACGGGGCCTGGCTCTACCGTGACAACGTCCGGCCCCGTCTGCGCAGGCCCCGGGCGGACGCCTACGCGCATGTCCCGGTCCAACTGATCACGCCGACCGAGGACTTCTTCCTCTCCGAGTCGCTCTACGACCAACTGGACTCGTGGGCGCCGGACCTGGTCCGCCGGTCGTTGCCGGCCAAGCACTGGGTGCCCCGCACGAGGCCGGACCAGTTGTCGTCCTGGATCGGCGAGTTCGTCGAGGCCAACGAGGCGGCGCGGCGGGACGGCCTGCCGGTGCAGGGCGCGGTGGCGACCGGGGCCCATGCCGACCGGTTCGGCGGACAGCTGGTCCTGGTGACCGGGGCGGCCGGAGGGATCGGACGGGCCACCGCCTTCGCGTTCGCCGAAGCCGGTGCCCGGGTGGTGGCGGTGGACCGTGACGGCGAGGGAGCGGCCCGGACGGCCGAGATGGCCCGGCTGATCGGGTCCCCGGCCGCCTGGGGCGAGACGGTCGACGTCAGCGACGAGCAGGCGATGGAGAAGCTCGCCGAGAAGGTCGCCCGGGAGTACGGGATCGTCGACGTGCTGGTCAACAACGCCGGGATCGGCCTGTCGGGTTCCTTCCTGGAGACGACGAGCGAGGACTGGAAGAACGTCCTCGACGTCAATCTGTGGGGGGTCATTCACGGCTGCCGGATCTTCGGGAAGCAGATGGCCGACCGCGGCCAGGGCGGCCACATCGTCAACACGGCGTCCGCCGCCGCCTTCCAGCCCTCGCGGGCCCTGCCCGCGTACAGCACCTCCAAGGCGGCCGTGCTGATGCTCAGTGAGTGTCTGCGGGCCGAACTGGCCGAGAAGTCCATCGGAGTCAGCGCGATCTGCCCCGGCATCGTCAACACCAACATCACGGCGACCACGCGGTTCGCCGGGGCGGACGCGGCGGAGGAGAAGCGCCTCCAGAAGCGGACCAGCAGGCTGTACGGGCTCCGGAACTACCCCCCGGAGAAGGTCGCCGACGCGATCCTCCAGGCCGTCGTGCGCAATCAGGCCGTCGTGCCGGTCACCCCGGAGGCCCGGGGCATCCGGCTGCTGTCCCGGGTGAGCCCGGGGGTGCTGCGCGGCATCGCCCGTATGAAGCCGCCGCTGTGA
- a CDS encoding ABC transporter permease: MYDPTVARLTYRALLGRRRAAILFILPVLLVVIAVAVRAFAGADDQVAANVLGGFAIATMVPLIGVIAGTGAIGPEIDDGSIVYLLAKPVKRPTIIVTKLIVAIAVTMVFSALPTLLAGLILNGNGQQIAVAYTIAALVASIAYSALFLLLGTVSRHAVVFGLVYALIWEALFGSLVPGARTLSVQQWSLAVAEKVGAEGAITSDVGLPLATLLLAGITVAATWYAGQKLRALKLAGEE; encoded by the coding sequence ATGTACGACCCCACAGTCGCTCGGCTCACCTACCGGGCCCTGCTCGGCCGGCGCCGGGCTGCCATTCTGTTCATCCTGCCGGTGCTGCTGGTGGTCATCGCCGTCGCGGTACGGGCGTTCGCCGGGGCGGACGACCAGGTCGCGGCCAACGTGCTGGGCGGTTTCGCCATCGCCACGATGGTTCCGCTCATCGGCGTCATCGCGGGGACCGGGGCGATCGGGCCGGAGATCGATGACGGTTCGATCGTCTACCTCCTGGCCAAGCCGGTGAAGCGTCCGACGATCATCGTCACGAAGCTGATCGTGGCCATCGCCGTGACGATGGTGTTCTCCGCGCTGCCGACCCTGCTCGCGGGCCTGATCCTCAATGGCAACGGCCAGCAGATCGCGGTGGCCTACACGATCGCGGCGCTGGTCGCCTCGATCGCGTACAGCGCGCTGTTCCTGCTGCTCGGCACGGTCAGCCGGCACGCCGTCGTCTTCGGCCTGGTGTACGCCCTCATCTGGGAAGCGCTCTTCGGCAGCCTGGTGCCGGGCGCGCGGACGCTCAGTGTGCAGCAGTGGTCCCTCGCGGTCGCCGAGAAGGTGGGCGCGGAGGGTGCGATCACCTCGGATGTCGGGCTGCCCCTGGCGACACTGCTGCTGGCGGGGATCACGGTCGCCGCCACCTGGTACGCGGGCCAGAAGCTGAGGGCCCTGAAGCTCGCCGGCGAGGAGTGA
- a CDS encoding ABC transporter permease: MSTDTGAVAGSDSSRIHNIGYRSYDGPRLGRAYARRSLFSQSLRGSFGLGRSAKSKVLPMLLCGVMCLVALIIVAVAIATPNMTKLPIKYTAFAIYLQAVIGLFIAAQAPQSVSRDLRFKSIPLYFSRPIERGDYVVAKYAAMASALFILTATPLVILYAGSLLAKFDFADQTKGFGQGLVSVALLSVLFAGLGLVMAALTPRRGFGVAAVIAVLTISYGAVSTVQAIAWETGSGDAVPGLGLFSPITLIDGVQTAFLGATSAFPGGEGPGAGAGVAYLIVVLALVAGSYAVLMRRYRKVGL; the protein is encoded by the coding sequence ATGAGCACCGACACCGGGGCCGTTGCCGGGAGCGACAGCTCCCGGATCCACAACATCGGGTACCGCTCCTACGACGGTCCGCGCCTGGGCCGCGCCTACGCGCGCCGCTCGCTCTTCTCGCAGTCCCTCAGGGGCTCGTTCGGCCTCGGCCGTTCCGCGAAGTCCAAGGTGCTGCCGATGCTGCTGTGCGGGGTGATGTGCCTGGTCGCGCTGATCATCGTCGCGGTCGCCATCGCCACGCCCAATATGACGAAACTGCCCATCAAGTACACGGCGTTCGCGATCTACCTCCAGGCGGTGATCGGACTCTTCATCGCCGCCCAGGCACCGCAGTCCGTCTCCAGGGACCTGCGGTTCAAGAGCATCCCCCTGTACTTCTCACGCCCGATCGAACGCGGCGACTACGTGGTCGCCAAGTACGCGGCCATGGCCTCCGCGCTGTTCATCCTCACCGCCACGCCGCTGGTCATCCTGTACGCGGGCTCGCTGCTCGCGAAGTTCGACTTCGCCGACCAGACCAAGGGGTTCGGGCAGGGACTGGTGTCGGTGGCGCTGCTGTCGGTCCTGTTCGCCGGCCTCGGACTGGTGATGGCCGCCCTCACCCCGCGCCGCGGCTTCGGCGTCGCGGCGGTGATCGCCGTACTGACCATCTCCTACGGGGCGGTCTCCACGGTCCAGGCCATCGCCTGGGAGACGGGGTCCGGCGACGCGGTGCCGGGGCTGGGGCTCTTCTCGCCGATCACACTGATCGACGGTGTCCAGACCGCGTTCCTCGGTGCCACCTCGGCCTTCCCCGGAGGGGAAGGCCCGGGCGCCGGTGCCGGAGTGGCGTATCTGATCGTTGTTCTCGCGCTCGTCGCCGGCTCGTACGCCGTGCTGATGCGCCGCTACCGGAAGGTCGGGCTGTGA
- the serS gene encoding serine--tRNA ligase produces the protein MIDLRLLREDPDRVRASQRARGEDVALVDALLSADELRRSSGVRFDELRSEQKSLGKLIPKASPDERAELLKKADQLKAEVKAADAAQDEADADAKRLLLQLGNIVHEDVPVGGEEDFVVLETHGTIRDFGAEGFAPKDHLELGEALGAIDMERGAKVSGSRFYYLTGIGALLELALVNAAIAQATEAGFIPMLTPALVRPRAMEGTGFLGQASADVYHLEKDDFYLVGTSEVPLAAYHMDEIIEADKLPLRYAGFSPCFRREAGTYGKDTRGIFRVHQFDKVEMFSYVDPADAEAEHRRLLDWEKQWLTALELPFQVIDVASGDLGASASRKFDCEAWIPTQGKYRELTSASNCDGFQARRLSVRMRDSRDGKKVLQPLATLNGTLCAVPRTIVAILENHQLADGSVRVPEVLRPYLGGREVLEPVSK, from the coding sequence GTGATTGACCTTCGCCTGCTCCGTGAGGACCCCGACCGTGTTCGCGCCTCCCAGCGCGCCCGTGGAGAGGACGTCGCGCTCGTCGACGCCCTTCTCTCCGCCGACGAGCTGCGCAGGTCGTCCGGCGTCCGCTTCGACGAACTCCGCTCCGAGCAGAAGTCGCTCGGCAAGCTGATCCCCAAGGCATCCCCGGACGAGCGTGCCGAGCTGCTCAAGAAGGCCGATCAGCTCAAGGCCGAAGTCAAGGCGGCCGACGCCGCTCAGGACGAGGCCGACGCCGACGCCAAGCGGCTGCTGCTCCAGCTCGGCAACATCGTCCACGAGGACGTGCCGGTCGGCGGCGAGGAGGACTTCGTCGTCCTCGAAACGCACGGCACCATCCGCGACTTCGGCGCCGAGGGCTTCGCCCCGAAGGACCACCTGGAGCTCGGCGAGGCGCTGGGCGCCATCGACATGGAGCGCGGAGCCAAGGTTTCCGGTTCGCGCTTCTACTACCTGACGGGTATCGGCGCGCTCCTGGAACTCGCGCTGGTCAACGCCGCGATCGCGCAGGCCACCGAGGCCGGCTTCATCCCGATGCTGACCCCCGCGCTGGTCCGCCCGCGCGCCATGGAGGGCACCGGCTTCCTGGGCCAGGCGTCCGCGGACGTCTACCACCTGGAGAAGGACGACTTCTACCTGGTCGGCACGTCCGAGGTGCCCCTCGCCGCGTACCACATGGACGAGATCATCGAGGCCGACAAGCTGCCGCTGCGGTACGCGGGCTTCTCGCCCTGCTTCCGCCGCGAGGCCGGCACGTACGGCAAGGACACCCGCGGCATCTTCCGCGTCCACCAGTTCGACAAGGTCGAGATGTTCTCGTACGTCGATCCGGCGGACGCCGAGGCCGAGCACCGGCGTCTCCTCGACTGGGAGAAGCAGTGGCTCACCGCGCTGGAGCTGCCCTTCCAGGTGATCGATGTCGCCTCGGGCGACCTGGGGGCCTCCGCCTCCCGGAAGTTCGACTGCGAGGCGTGGATTCCCACGCAGGGCAAGTACCGCGAGCTGACCTCCGCCTCGAACTGCGACGGTTTCCAGGCGCGCCGCCTCTCCGTCCGGATGCGCGACAGCCGCGACGGCAAGAAGGTGCTCCAGCCGCTCGCCACGCTGAACGGCACGCTCTGCGCCGTACCCCGCACCATCGTGGCGATCCTGGAGAACCACCAGCTCGCCGACGGTTCGGTGCGGGTACCCGAGGTACTGCGTCCGTACCTCGGCGGGCGTGAGGTTCTGGAGCCGGTCTCCAAGTGA
- a CDS encoding ABC transporter ATP-binding protein — MTTIEIDHTSRWFGNVVAVNDVSMTVGPGVTGLLGPNGAGKSTLINMMAGFLAPSTGKVTLDGRTIWRNEAVYKEIGIVPEREGMYDFLTGREFVVANAELQGLGDEAARKALATVEMEHAQDRKISTYSKGMRQRVKMASALVHEPSVLLLDEPFNGMDPRQRMQLMELLRRMGAEGRTVLFSSHILEEVEQLASHIEVIVAGRHAASGDFRRIRRLMTDRPHRYLVRSSDDRALAAALIADPSTAGIEVDLSERALRIQAVDFGRFTALLPQVAREHGIRLLTVSPSDESLESVFSYLVAA, encoded by the coding sequence GTGACCACCATCGAGATCGACCACACCTCGCGCTGGTTCGGCAACGTGGTCGCCGTGAACGACGTCAGCATGACGGTGGGTCCGGGGGTCACGGGTCTGCTCGGCCCCAACGGCGCCGGAAAGTCCACGCTGATCAACATGATGGCCGGGTTCCTCGCCCCGTCGACGGGCAAGGTCACGCTCGACGGCAGGACGATCTGGCGCAACGAGGCGGTCTACAAGGAGATCGGCATCGTCCCCGAGCGGGAGGGGATGTACGACTTCCTGACCGGCCGCGAGTTCGTCGTCGCCAACGCCGAACTGCAGGGCCTCGGCGACGAGGCGGCGCGCAAGGCCCTGGCCACCGTCGAGATGGAGCACGCGCAGGACCGGAAGATCTCGACGTACAGCAAGGGCATGCGCCAGCGCGTGAAGATGGCGTCCGCGCTGGTCCACGAGCCGTCCGTGCTGCTGCTCGACGAGCCGTTCAACGGGATGGACCCGCGTCAGCGCATGCAGCTGATGGAACTGCTGCGGCGGATGGGAGCGGAGGGCCGTACGGTCCTGTTCTCGTCGCACATCCTCGAAGAGGTCGAGCAACTGGCCTCGCACATCGAGGTGATCGTGGCCGGGCGGCACGCCGCATCCGGCGACTTCCGGCGCATCCGCCGGCTGATGACGGACCGGCCGCACCGCTATCTCGTACGGTCCAGCGACGACCGGGCGCTCGCCGCCGCGCTCATCGCCGACCCGTCCACCGCGGGCATCGAGGTCGACCTGAGCGAACGGGCCCTGCGGATCCAGGCCGTCGACTTCGGGCGCTTCACCGCGCTGCTGCCGCAGGTGGCACGCGAACACGGCATCCGGCTGCTGACCGTTTCGCCTTCCGACGAGTCCCTCGAATCGGTCTTTTCCTATCTCGTAGCGGCCTGA
- a CDS encoding M24 family metallopeptidase yields the protein MTSAAKDGKAPELRGFREVQRLAYDCAEAVAAQLRPGVTEREAARMQRDWLRERGVRDWFHLPFAWFGDRTAFANFKVPLQFFPTGRKLEPGMPFILDMAPVYKGFTADVGYSGCLGLSPLHDRLLADLEVHRELILREVRERRSLREIYEDVERLMIRQGYANRHRAYPFGVIAHKVDRVTERRWSPRVFGFGTQSIKGLASDALHGHRDGWSPLWSPYRFSDHPPQPGLWAVEPHLGFRGTGAKFEEILVVTDSKDPEQSAFWLDDDLPHVRRWAEEKVAA from the coding sequence ATGACCTCGGCAGCGAAGGACGGAAAAGCCCCGGAACTGCGGGGGTTCAGAGAAGTGCAGCGCCTCGCGTACGACTGCGCGGAGGCGGTCGCCGCTCAGCTCAGGCCGGGCGTGACGGAGCGCGAGGCCGCACGGATGCAGCGTGACTGGCTGCGCGAGCGCGGTGTGCGGGACTGGTTCCATCTCCCGTTCGCCTGGTTCGGGGACCGGACGGCGTTCGCGAACTTCAAGGTGCCGCTGCAGTTCTTCCCGACCGGCCGGAAGCTGGAGCCGGGGATGCCGTTCATCCTCGACATGGCCCCGGTGTACAAGGGATTCACCGCGGACGTCGGCTACTCCGGCTGTCTCGGTCTCAGCCCGCTGCACGACAGGCTGCTGGCCGATCTGGAAGTCCACCGCGAGCTGATCCTGCGCGAGGTCCGTGAGCGGCGTTCGCTCCGCGAGATCTACGAGGACGTCGAACGCCTCATGATCCGACAGGGGTACGCGAACAGACACCGGGCCTATCCCTTCGGCGTCATCGCCCACAAGGTCGACCGCGTGACCGAACGGCGCTGGTCCCCCCGTGTCTTCGGGTTCGGCACCCAGTCCATCAAGGGGCTGGCGAGCGACGCCCTGCACGGCCACCGGGACGGCTGGTCGCCCCTGTGGAGCCCGTACCGCTTCTCCGATCACCCGCCGCAGCCGGGGCTGTGGGCGGTCGAACCGCACCTCGGATTCCGGGGTACGGGCGCGAAGTTCGAGGAGATCCTGGTCGTCACCGACTCCAAGGACCCGGAGCAGAGCGCTTTCTGGCTGGATGACGATCTGCCGCACGTGCGGCGCTGGGCAGAGGAGAAGGTGGCGGCATGA